A single region of the Lycium barbarum isolate Lr01 chromosome 2, ASM1917538v2, whole genome shotgun sequence genome encodes:
- the LOC132627871 gene encoding phosphatidate phosphatase PAH2-like isoform X1 produces the protein MNTMGRIGNYIGRGVRSVSGNLNPFGGAVDIIVVKQADGSLKSSPWYVRFGTIQGVLKGRENVVNVSVNGVETGFCMNLDPRGQAYFLDSLTTRTSEQLATLNLKEGKNVVVFTCSKQQVDARIYLWRWDTNIVISDVDGTITRSDVLGQFMPLVGRDWSQTGVAHLLSAIKENGYQLLFLSARAISQAYMTRQFLFNLMQDGKGLPEGPVFTSPDGLFLSLYREVVKKAPQEFKIACLQDIKALFPSDRNPFYAGFGNRDTDELCYLKVQIPEGKIFTINSKGQIVLNRHIDTKSYACLHGRINDMFPPTSSLSRLQR, from the exons ATGAATACTATGGGGAGGATAGGTAACTACATAGGTAGAGGCGTACGTAGTGTTTCTGGGAACTTAAATCCATTTGGTGGTGctgtggatattattgtggtgAAACAGGCAGATGGTAGTTTGAAATCCTCACCTTGGTATGTTCGGTTTGGGACGATTCAGGGGGTTTTGAAGGGTAGAGAAAATGTGGTTAATGTAAGTGTCAATGGTGTTGAAACGGGATTTTGTATGAATTTAGATCCTAGAGGGCAAGCATACTTCCTAGATTCTTTAACTACTCGAACATCTGAACAGCTGGCAACTTTGAATCTGAAGGAGGGAAAGAATGTAGTTGTATTCACGTGCTCGAAACAGCAG GTTGATGCACGTATATATTTGTGGAGATGGGACACAAATATTGTAATCTCTGATGTTGATGGAACAATTACTAG ATCTGATGTTCTAGGACAGTTCATGCCTTTGGTGGGGAGAGATTGGTCACAGACAGGTGTTGCACATCTCTTATCGGCTATCAAG GAGAACGGTTATCAATTGCTTTTCTTAAGTGCACGTGCTATTTCACAGGCCTATATGACTAGACAATTCCTGTTTAATCTTATGCAG GATGGGAAGGGATTACCAGAAGGACCAGTTTTCACATCTCCGGATGGGCTTTTTCTTTCTCTATATAGAGAAG TGGTTAAAAAAGCTCCTCAGGAATTCAAAATTGCTTGCTTACAG GACATCAAGGCATTGTTCCCTTCTGATAGGAATCCCTTTTATGCTGGATTTGGAAACAGAGACACTGACGAGCTCTGCTATCTCAAGGTTCAAATACCTGAAGGAAAAATCTTCACCATCAATTCAAAG GGTCAAATTGTTCTAAATCGCCATATAGATACAAAATCATACGCCTGTCTTCATGGTCGTATCAATGACATGTTTCCACCCACGTCCTCATTGAGCAG GTTACAACGCTGA
- the LOC132627871 gene encoding phosphatidate phosphatase PAH2-like isoform X2, with protein sequence MNTMGRIGNYIGRGVRSVSGNLNPFGGAVDIIVVKQADGSLKSSPWYVRFGTIQGVLKGRENVVNLATLNLKEGKNVVVFTCSKQQVDARIYLWRWDTNIVISDVDGTITRSDVLGQFMPLVGRDWSQTGVAHLLSAIKENGYQLLFLSARAISQAYMTRQFLFNLMQDGKGLPEGPVFTSPDGLFLSLYREVVKKAPQEFKIACLQDIKALFPSDRNPFYAGFGNRDTDELCYLKVQIPEGKIFTINSKGQIVLNRHIDTKSYACLHGRINDMFPPTSSLSRLQR encoded by the exons ATGAATACTATGGGGAGGATAGGTAACTACATAGGTAGAGGCGTACGTAGTGTTTCTGGGAACTTAAATCCATTTGGTGGTGctgtggatattattgtggtgAAACAGGCAGATGGTAGTTTGAAATCCTCACCTTGGTATGTTCGGTTTGGGACGATTCAGGGGGTTTTGAAGGGTAGAGAAAATGTGGTTAAT CTGGCAACTTTGAATCTGAAGGAGGGAAAGAATGTAGTTGTATTCACGTGCTCGAAACAGCAG GTTGATGCACGTATATATTTGTGGAGATGGGACACAAATATTGTAATCTCTGATGTTGATGGAACAATTACTAG ATCTGATGTTCTAGGACAGTTCATGCCTTTGGTGGGGAGAGATTGGTCACAGACAGGTGTTGCACATCTCTTATCGGCTATCAAG GAGAACGGTTATCAATTGCTTTTCTTAAGTGCACGTGCTATTTCACAGGCCTATATGACTAGACAATTCCTGTTTAATCTTATGCAG GATGGGAAGGGATTACCAGAAGGACCAGTTTTCACATCTCCGGATGGGCTTTTTCTTTCTCTATATAGAGAAG TGGTTAAAAAAGCTCCTCAGGAATTCAAAATTGCTTGCTTACAG GACATCAAGGCATTGTTCCCTTCTGATAGGAATCCCTTTTATGCTGGATTTGGAAACAGAGACACTGACGAGCTCTGCTATCTCAAGGTTCAAATACCTGAAGGAAAAATCTTCACCATCAATTCAAAG GGTCAAATTGTTCTAAATCGCCATATAGATACAAAATCATACGCCTGTCTTCATGGTCGTATCAATGACATGTTTCCACCCACGTCCTCATTGAGCAG GTTACAACGCTGA